The following are encoded together in the Desulfobacterales bacterium genome:
- a CDS encoding CTP synthase, protein MDNNLKTKFIFVTGGVVSSLGKGIAASAIGALLETRGLTVTLQKLDPYINVDPGTMNPFQHGEVFVTDDGAETDLDLGHYERFTNAKMGNINNFTTGKIYYSVITKERNGDYLGGTVQVIPHITEEIKKSIKSVTNGVDIVIVEIGGTIGDIESLPFLEAIRQFKADVGKDNVIYVHLTLVPYIATSGELKTKPTQHSVKELRSIGIQPDIILCRTDRLLSNDLKSKIALFCNVDIEAVITAKDVQYIYEVPLFFHGEGLDDQIVKRLKIWTRAPKLKDWEDLVSNFNNSKSSVSIGIVGKYTNFTESYKSLNEALNHGGIANNVKVNFVFIDSEKINENNCEEFLKDVDGVLVPGGFGPRGINGMIASVKYAREKKIPFFGICLGMQVAVVEFANNVAGLKGAHSSEFDDNTPYPVIYLMEKWYDERTNTTQVRDMKSKKGGTMRLGAYPCKIKKDTLACKIYNSENISERHRHRYEFNETFKEELSLSGLIISGTSPDGSLVEIVEIKDHPWFIGCQFHPEFKSRPMDPHALFKSYIKACFEN, encoded by the coding sequence ATGGATAATAATTTGAAAACTAAATTTATTTTTGTTACAGGTGGCGTCGTTTCCTCTCTTGGAAAAGGAATCGCCGCTTCAGCAATTGGAGCTCTTCTTGAAACAAGAGGACTTACAGTAACATTACAAAAACTTGATCCTTACATTAATGTTGACCCTGGAACTATGAATCCTTTTCAGCATGGAGAAGTATTCGTTACAGATGACGGAGCAGAAACTGACCTTGATTTAGGTCATTATGAAAGATTTACAAATGCTAAAATGGGTAATATTAATAATTTTACTACAGGCAAGATATATTACTCAGTAATTACTAAAGAGCGTAATGGTGATTATCTTGGTGGAACAGTTCAAGTTATACCTCATATCACCGAAGAAATAAAAAAAAGTATTAAGAGTGTTACAAATGGAGTTGATATAGTTATTGTTGAAATAGGTGGTACTATAGGAGATATTGAAAGCCTTCCTTTTCTTGAAGCTATAAGACAATTCAAGGCAGATGTAGGAAAAGATAATGTTATTTACGTTCATCTTACACTTGTTCCATATATTGCAACATCAGGAGAACTTAAAACTAAACCAACTCAACACAGTGTAAAAGAATTAAGAAGCATTGGCATCCAACCTGATATAATTTTATGCCGCACCGATAGATTGTTATCTAATGATTTAAAATCAAAAATCGCTCTTTTTTGCAATGTAGATATAGAAGCTGTAATAACCGCTAAAGATGTTCAATATATATATGAAGTCCCCCTTTTTTTTCATGGTGAAGGTTTAGATGACCAGATTGTAAAACGCCTTAAAATATGGACAAGAGCGCCGAAACTTAAAGATTGGGAAGACTTAGTTTCAAATTTTAACAATTCAAAATCTTCAGTTTCAATAGGCATAGTAGGAAAATATACAAATTTTACAGAATCCTATAAAAGTCTTAATGAAGCCCTTAATCATGGAGGCATTGCCAATAATGTAAAGGTAAATTTTGTTTTTATTGATTCAGAAAAAATAAATGAAAATAACTGCGAAGAATTCCTTAAAGATGTGGATGGAGTGCTTGTACCAGGTGGTTTTGGTCCAAGAGGCATTAATGGAATGATAGCTTCAGTCAAATATGCAAGGGAAAAGAAAATTCCTTTCTTTGGAATTTGTCTTGGAATGCAAGTAGCTGTCGTTGAATTTGCTAATAATGTTGCTGGTTTAAAAGGCGCTCATAGCTCTGAATTCGATGACAATACTCCTTATCCTGTAATTTATTTAATGGAAAAATGGTATGATGAAAGAACAAACACTACTCAAGTAAGGGATATGAAGTCTAAAAAAGGCGGAACAATGCGGCTTGGAGCTTATCCTTGTAAAATAAAAAAAGATACTCTTGCTTGCAAGATATATAACTCAGAAAATATTTCTGAACGTCATAGGCATAGATATGAATTTAATGAAACATTTAAGGAAGAATTGTCCCTCTCTGGGTTAATAATCAGTGGAACTTCTCCTGATGGTTCATTAGTTGAAATTGTTGAGATTAAAGATCATCCTTGGTTCATTGGATGCCAATTTCATCCAGAATTTAAATCAAGGCCGATGGATCCTCATGCTCTTTTTAAATCCTATATAAAAGCATGTTTTGAAAATTAA
- a CDS encoding response regulator, which translates to MNEPFQSKILIVDDSKFNIRILVQALKDEYKLSVAQNGQKAIEYALESPPDLILLDIMMPGIDGYEVCKRLKADKRTQNIPVIFISARSEIDDEAKGLDIGAVDFIGKPFSTTIVKARIKTHLELKKHRDNLERIVDERTAEIQKKNEQLRQEIAERIKAEEELKKAKNAAEVANEAKSLFLANISHEIRTPMNGVIGMTNLLIDTPLNKEQFEYVNTIRISADYQLALINDILDFSKLEAGEIDLEETDFDLEKILEDITDILSIFAHKKQLELSSYLPKDIPVLLRGDCGRIKQILVNLGGNAVKFTENGEISIKISILEENDKKVKLAFIVMDTGIGIPEDRKGGLFKFFNQIDSSMTRKYSGAGMGLAISKHLAELMDGEITFESKTGEGSTFYFILNLKKQKNCYKPKREIPDDIKKKNLLIITPNTFHVTVLKNYLQSMELNIDTVFEGKEALIKLTNAFEKSKPFDVAFVDMKIKDIKAETLIKLIKANDACKNTILIAMTTAEKEYNEDTLKSMGFKAELPKPVKFIQLYDCILTAFNFCPTMWKDRDNDIENANQPKKKNIKILLAEDNLVNKKLAQRLLDKLGYDVDSVINGREVLEAVKNESYDIILMDVQMPEMDGFEATRIIRCHDKNSLNYNIPIVAMTAHAMKGDKEKCLEAGMDDYIPKPIRIEKLSEVIENQVYKKRLNK; encoded by the coding sequence ATGAATGAGCCTTTTCAAAGTAAAATTCTTATAGTTGATGACTCGAAATTTAATATACGCATACTTGTTCAGGCTCTCAAAGATGAGTATAAGCTCAGTGTAGCTCAAAATGGCCAAAAGGCAATTGAATATGCTCTGGAAAGTCCTCCGGACCTTATTCTTCTTGATATAATGATGCCAGGCATAGACGGCTATGAAGTATGCAAAAGATTAAAAGCAGATAAAAGGACGCAAAATATCCCGGTAATTTTTATATCAGCGCGAAGTGAAATTGATGATGAAGCTAAAGGCCTTGATATTGGAGCGGTTGATTTCATTGGCAAGCCTTTTTCCACAACTATAGTTAAAGCGAGAATTAAAACCCACTTAGAACTAAAAAAGCATAGGGACAACCTTGAAAGGATTGTGGACGAAAGAACTGCTGAAATTCAGAAAAAAAATGAGCAATTAAGACAAGAAATAGCAGAGCGTATAAAAGCAGAAGAAGAGCTAAAAAAGGCTAAAAATGCGGCAGAAGTAGCAAACGAAGCAAAAAGTTTATTTTTAGCTAATATCAGTCATGAAATAAGAACACCCATGAACGGTGTTATTGGCATGACAAACTTACTTATTGATACTCCCCTTAATAAAGAGCAGTTTGAGTATGTAAACACAATCCGCATATCTGCTGATTATCAATTAGCTCTAATAAATGATATACTTGATTTTTCAAAGTTAGAAGCAGGTGAAATTGACCTTGAAGAAACAGACTTTGACCTTGAAAAAATATTAGAGGATATTACTGATATTCTTTCTATATTTGCCCATAAAAAACAATTGGAATTATCGTCTTATTTACCTAAGGATATACCTGTTCTATTACGGGGTGATTGCGGAAGAATTAAACAAATACTAGTAAATTTAGGAGGAAATGCCGTTAAATTTACTGAGAATGGAGAAATATCTATAAAAATCTCGATCCTTGAAGAAAATGATAAAAAAGTAAAATTAGCTTTTATAGTAATGGATACAGGCATAGGGATACCTGAAGATAGAAAAGGCGGCCTTTTTAAATTTTTTAATCAGATTGATTCGTCTATGACAAGAAAGTATAGCGGTGCAGGAATGGGACTTGCCATTTCAAAACATCTTGCAGAATTAATGGATGGCGAAATTACTTTTGAAAGTAAAACAGGAGAAGGATCTACTTTTTATTTTATATTAAACTTAAAAAAACAAAAGAATTGTTATAAACCAAAAAGAGAAATTCCAGATGATATTAAGAAAAAAAATTTACTTATCATTACCCCAAATACTTTCCATGTAACTGTATTAAAAAATTATCTTCAATCAATGGAATTAAATATTGATACAGTATTTGAAGGAAAAGAAGCTCTTATTAAATTAACAAACGCTTTTGAAAAGTCCAAGCCTTTTGATGTTGCTTTCGTTGATATGAAAATTAAGGATATAAAAGCTGAAACCCTTATAAAATTAATCAAGGCTAATGATGCATGTAAAAATACAATACTTATTGCAATGACTACAGCCGAAAAAGAATATAACGAAGATACCCTTAAATCAATGGGATTCAAGGCGGAATTACCTAAACCTGTAAAATTTATACAACTTTATGACTGTATATTAACAGCCTTTAATTTTTGCCCTACTATGTGGAAAGATAGAGACAACGACATAGAAAATGCAAATCAACCTAAAAAAAAGAATATAAAAATACTACTCGCTGAAGATAATCTTGTAAATAAAAAATTAGCCCAAAGGCTTTTAGATAAACTTGGCTATGATGTTGATTCTGTTATTAATGGTAGAGAAGTTTTAGAAGCTGTAAAAAACGAAAGTTATGATATTATTTTAATGGATGTACAAATGCCTGAAATGGACGGGTTTGAAGCAACAAGAATAATAAGATGTCATGATAAAAATTCATTAAATTATAACATCCCTATTGTAGCTATGACTGCACACGCTATGAAAGGCGATAAAGAAAAATGTCTTGAAGCCGGAATGGACGATTATATTCCTAAACCAATAAGGATAGAAAAACTATCCGAAGTTATTGAAAATCAAGTTTATAAAAAAAGGTTGAATAAATAA